One window of the Hyperolius riggenbachi isolate aHypRig1 chromosome 5, aHypRig1.pri, whole genome shotgun sequence genome contains the following:
- the CLDN12 gene encoding claudin-12 isoform X1: MRRLPDIAGGAVPLEKTMGCQEVHAMTLLAFVCGTASISGLFAATLLPQWRQMRLYTFNRNEKNLTVSIGLWVKCTREEWSRDCLFYDMGWYASVDQLDIRVLQLALPFSILTAGSALILCLTGICNTTFTSTVPNLKMVKCLINSSGCHLVAGLLYLLAGIISLTPSIWSIFYTNVLNRKYGSLFTYDIAVFVAIGSSGGMFLTALLLFLWYCACKNLPSPFWQPLYSHVPSMHSYVAPSYSTRSRMSAIEIDIPVVTHTA; this comes from the exons ATGAGGAGgctgccagacatcgctggaggcgcA GTTCCGCTAGAGAAGACAATGGGCTGCCAGGAAGTGCATGCCATGACCTTGCTGGCCTTCGTGTGTGGCACAGCCTCCATCTCCGGTCTCTTCGCTGCCACGTTGCTGCCCCAGTGGCGGCAGATGAGACTGTACACCTTTAACCGCAACGAGAAGAACCTGACGGTCAGCATCGGGCTGTGGGTGAAGTGCACGCGGGAGGAGTGGAGCAGGGATTGTCTGTTTTACGACATGGGGTGGTACGCCAGCGTCGACCAGCTGGACATCCGAGTCCTGCAGCTCGCGCTTCCCTTCAGCATCCTCACAGCCGGCTCCGCCCTCATCCTGTGCCTCACCGGAATATGCAACACCACCTTCACCTCCACTGTGCCCAACCTGAAGATGGTCAAGTGTCTCATCAACAGCTCCGGCTGCCACCTTGTGGCGGGATTATTGTACCTCTTAGCCGGCATCATCAGCCTGACTCCGTCCATCTGGTCTATATTTTACACCAACGTATTGAACAGGAAGTACGGCTCTCTGTTCACCTACGACATTGCTGTGTTTGTCGCCATAGGCAGCTCAGGCGGGATGTTCCTCACCGCCCTCTTGCTGTTCCTGTGGTATTGCGCCTGCAAGAACTTGCCGTCGCCGTTTTGGCAGCCGCTGTATTCGCATGTTCCCAGCATGCACAGCTACGTCGCGCCATCCTACTCGACAAGGTCCCGCATGTCGGCCATTGAGATAGACATTCCTGTGGTCACACACACTGCTTAA
- the CLDN12 gene encoding claudin-12 isoform X2 encodes MGCQEVHAMTLLAFVCGTASISGLFAATLLPQWRQMRLYTFNRNEKNLTVSIGLWVKCTREEWSRDCLFYDMGWYASVDQLDIRVLQLALPFSILTAGSALILCLTGICNTTFTSTVPNLKMVKCLINSSGCHLVAGLLYLLAGIISLTPSIWSIFYTNVLNRKYGSLFTYDIAVFVAIGSSGGMFLTALLLFLWYCACKNLPSPFWQPLYSHVPSMHSYVAPSYSTRSRMSAIEIDIPVVTHTA; translated from the coding sequence ATGGGCTGCCAGGAAGTGCATGCCATGACCTTGCTGGCCTTCGTGTGTGGCACAGCCTCCATCTCCGGTCTCTTCGCTGCCACGTTGCTGCCCCAGTGGCGGCAGATGAGACTGTACACCTTTAACCGCAACGAGAAGAACCTGACGGTCAGCATCGGGCTGTGGGTGAAGTGCACGCGGGAGGAGTGGAGCAGGGATTGTCTGTTTTACGACATGGGGTGGTACGCCAGCGTCGACCAGCTGGACATCCGAGTCCTGCAGCTCGCGCTTCCCTTCAGCATCCTCACAGCCGGCTCCGCCCTCATCCTGTGCCTCACCGGAATATGCAACACCACCTTCACCTCCACTGTGCCCAACCTGAAGATGGTCAAGTGTCTCATCAACAGCTCCGGCTGCCACCTTGTGGCGGGATTATTGTACCTCTTAGCCGGCATCATCAGCCTGACTCCGTCCATCTGGTCTATATTTTACACCAACGTATTGAACAGGAAGTACGGCTCTCTGTTCACCTACGACATTGCTGTGTTTGTCGCCATAGGCAGCTCAGGCGGGATGTTCCTCACCGCCCTCTTGCTGTTCCTGTGGTATTGCGCCTGCAAGAACTTGCCGTCGCCGTTTTGGCAGCCGCTGTATTCGCATGTTCCCAGCATGCACAGCTACGTCGCGCCATCCTACTCGACAAGGTCCCGCATGTCGGCCATTGAGATAGACATTCCTGTGGTCACACACACTGCTTAA